GAAATGGTCGTTCGGCGCCCGGGCCGGCAACTGCCGCACCACGTTGATCAGGTAGGTCAGCGCCCCGCCCATGTTGGCCGAAGCGGCGTTGATCAGTACATGCATTATCGCCACCTCAGAGCACAATTATCAACTTCAGGACGTTTACCATAAAAATGCATAAGCATATTTTTCTTCCCCCAGCAGGCTCGTGCATAGCACAGACCAATCATCAACCACAAGAAATATCCGGGACCCCCTATTGAGTAAAATATAGCCTGCCCAACATTCACAAGAATACTTGTAAAAAGCAGCCAGATAGCCGGAAATCCACCCCAGTGAACCACAGGCCTTATTAGCAAGATGAGGAGCCATATAGTAATCATTGCACCACCAATCCCTATTTCCTCCAGTACGGCAGAAGGCATAAAACCTTTTTCAGAAGAAGCACTCACAGGAATACCAGCTATCTTCTCCAAGTGCTGATCCAACCTTCTCAAATCTGATGGAACCCCGAAGCCAATCCCCATCAATGGCGATGCTCGGAAGTTTACCATTGAGCGTGCTACCAGAGCACCACGGGATTCCTCAAACAGCTCAGCAGCATCCCCCTGTACTCCATCCTTAGCAATAAAATCTTGTATAGCCTGACTGAGTTGAGGAGCGAACAGAACCCCTGCAGATACCAAAAAACCCAAAATAATCAATATTTTAGAAGAAAATAAAAACTCTAGAGGCCGCTTCACATCTCTTCGGAATATAGAAGCAATCAATGCCAACAAAAATCCACTTCCTAGAGCCAAAGCAGCTGTTCGGGACAAAGATGCATAGACAAATAAACACGCCAAACATGAAAGCCCAAGAAATCGCCACAAACCATCACGCTTACATACCAAATACAATCCAGCCATCCATGCTGCAATCGAGGCTGCCAAGGGCCCAAATGTCATTGGATGTTGAA
This Gammaproteobacteria bacterium DNA region includes the following protein-coding sequences:
- a CDS encoding O-antigen ligase domain-containing protein; translation: MYVMDGVVKAWSFEQSGEGRGGLIPTLLPRFLVLLIVSSVVLAVIGPLGQVVFIVLAIHALRGAKQSVEALGLLSILLLGSRAIYPDGVGLFRWVIIFCAFGRVVWDSVVNPEISPVPRRLLGVLSLLSVWVLVGAYLVSPVPVLTILKLISFVVGVIAIVVSFYRTYDLIPYWYSWFFTMFVFSLLGSIVVAPMGLGYLRTAQGFQGIFQHPMTFGPLAASIAAWMAGLYLVCKRDGLWRFLGLSCLACLFVYASLSRTAALALGSGFLLALIASIFRRDVKRPLEFLFSSKILIILGFLVSAGVLFAPQLSQAIQDFIAKDGVQGDAAELFEESRGALVARSMVNFRASPLMGIGFGVPSDLRRLDQHLEKIAGIPVSASSEKGFMPSAVLEEIGIGGAMITIWLLILLIRPVVHWGGFPAIWLLFTSILVNVGQAIFYSIGGPGYFLWLMIGLCYARACWGKKNMLMHFYGKRPEVDNCALRWR